Genomic DNA from Xiphophorus couchianus chromosome 12, X_couchianus-1.0, whole genome shotgun sequence:
tatatatatatatataaatatatatatgtatatatatatatatatatatatatatatacatatatatatatatatatatatatatatatatatatatatatatatataaatatatatataagactatatatatatatagtcttACATTATTTGCACTGGTTTTGgatttgactttaatttcataATACGTATGTACAGTgacaaacaataaattcaaaatctAATATGAGCAATGTTAGAACCAAACAGTAAAATTAATCTTACTCATCCTTATTAACAAAACCTGTCCCATTGGGGTCAAAAGGTTTGAAAGCAGCAAGTATGGTGTCTTCAGGATCGGTCCCTGAAAGATGACAAAGAAAATCTACATGTATCATTTGAGAGTTCCTCAAGGAAATTCCAAATGTTATATTCACTACTATAAAAGTCCCTTACCGTTGAGTTTCTCCCCAAAAAGGGTCAGAAACACAGTAAAGTTGATAGGACCCTTCCCTTCATTCAGCATCTCTTCCAGCTCCTCATCCTTAATGTTAAGTTTCCCTGGTGAACACACATTAAGTAAGTATAATGAAAATAAGCTCAGCATGTACAGCAGGTAACTTAGTGGAGATTACACATGATTATTTCTTCAATATTCATACATCTACTAACATGCCCTAggtaaacaaattaaattagacACCGAGTTGAGCGTAGGTCTCCTTCAGGTCCTGCTTCTTGATTACCCCGTCCCTGTCCTGGTCAATGCAGCCAAAA
This window encodes:
- the myl7 gene encoding myosin regulatory light chain 2, atrial isoform — encoded protein: MASKKASNKRQRGNQKSCSNVFSMFEQSQIQEFKEAFGCIDQDRDGVIKKQDLKETYAQLGKLNIKDEELEEMLNEGKGPINFTVFLTLFGEKLNGTDPEDTILAAFKPFDPNGTGFVNKDEFKRLLMNQADKFTAEEVEQAFTLAPIDPIGNIDYKQLCYIITHGDEKEES